The proteins below are encoded in one region of Sedimentibacter sp. zth1:
- a CDS encoding leucine-rich repeat domain-containing protein, which translates to MNKKIFLCLVLLIIVSISLVVCCSCNNMDKSKTVAVWHDTNFEAMIRYYLNNFDKDIYIEDLDEITEFDINCGEIKTNIKEYKLSDEDRKKIGDVSSMRDFDNFNNLEKITFDFSNVDSLYVYKNSSNIKSMSLYGCPLDNLQNIEKYSNVTHLSLYNIFIEDLSPLNNLSNLESLIICEIGPPADNIRSCDMSNIDMNVLSNLKNLENLSIEYSNIDNISLLNQFKNLRKLRLEYCNIDYNQLYEITRSENNELEQIELKVLNKLDKKEIIDISKFKNLDSVKSFYINGDFENIEYLKNVEDLHIRYSTINEDECFDKLQNLKKLRLNECIIKDDKILENLINLETLNIKLTDITDLSSLKNSLKLKEIIIKSSNLYDISCLKELKNLEELILYNNNITNIDVISDLPNLKRIAVSGNPIEDYTVLDKLEENENITIYK; encoded by the coding sequence ATGAATAAAAAAATATTTTTATGTTTAGTATTATTAATAATTGTGAGTATAAGTCTTGTTGTTTGCTGTAGTTGCAATAATATGGACAAATCTAAAACGGTAGCAGTATGGCACGATACTAATTTTGAAGCTATGATAAGATATTATCTAAACAACTTTGATAAAGATATCTATATTGAAGATTTAGATGAAATTACTGAATTCGACATAAATTGTGGTGAAATAAAAACAAATATAAAAGAATATAAACTATCAGATGAAGATAGAAAGAAAATAGGTGATGTTTCATCTATGAGAGATTTTGATAATTTTAATAATTTAGAAAAAATAACTTTTGATTTTTCTAATGTAGATTCACTATATGTTTATAAAAATAGTTCAAATATAAAATCTATGAGTTTATATGGATGCCCATTGGATAATTTACAAAATATAGAAAAGTACTCAAATGTAACACATCTTTCTTTATATAACATATTCATAGAAGACTTAAGTCCATTAAACAATTTATCGAATCTTGAAAGTTTAATTATTTGTGAAATTGGACCGCCAGCAGATAATATTAGATCATGTGATATGTCAAACATAGATATGAATGTATTATCCAATCTGAAAAATTTAGAAAATTTGAGCATAGAATATAGTAATATAGATAACATATCACTTCTTAACCAATTTAAAAATTTAAGGAAATTACGTTTAGAATATTGCAATATAGATTATAACCAATTATATGAAATAACACGCAGTGAAAATAATGAATTGGAACAGATAGAATTAAAGGTTTTAAACAAACTTGATAAAAAAGAAATAATTGATATATCTAAATTTAAAAATTTAGATAGTGTCAAATCATTTTATATTAATGGAGATTTTGAAAATATAGAATATTTAAAAAATGTAGAAGATTTACATATACGTTATAGCACTATAAATGAAGATGAGTGCTTTGATAAGTTACAAAACTTAAAAAAATTAAGATTAAATGAGTGCATAATAAAAGACGATAAGATATTAGAAAATTTAATAAACTTAGAAACTTTGAACATTAAGTTAACAGACATAACTGATTTAAGTAGTTTGAAAAATAGCCTAAAATTAAAAGAAATAATTATCAAAAGCTCGAATTTGTATGATATATCATGTTTAAAAGAATTAAAAAACTTAGAAGAATTAATTTTATATAATAATAACATTACTAATATAGATGTGATTTCTGATTTGCCTAATTTAAAGCGTATAGCTGTTTCTGGTAATCCAATTGAAGATTATACAGTTCTTGATAAATTAGAAGAAAATGAAAATATAACAATCTATAAATAA
- a CDS encoding BhlA/UviB family holin-like peptide, with the protein MSEKLIELAATQGIWTLISVSLTFYILKNQEKRDLKQEEREKNYQLIISNLSDKLNIIEDIKEDITEIKKFIKK; encoded by the coding sequence ATAAGTGAAAAATTAATAGAATTAGCGGCTACACAGGGAATATGGACTTTAATATCTGTTTCATTAACATTTTACATACTAAAGAATCAAGAAAAAAGAGATCTCAAGCAAGAAGAACGAGAAAAAAATTATCAGCTAATTATATCAAATTTGAGTGATAAGCTTAATATTATCGAAGATATAAAAGAAGATATCACAGAAATAAAAAAATTTATTAAAAAATAG
- a CDS encoding C39 family peptidase — MAVSSGKVYFIKSYANLSKYLDIYGNNQVANGRNVITWTNVSTAMTQRWKLKNSNTNTKILSNYKPAFSLDHWIGSTNFGKCDMYEDKPINDSDQLITLAPYIESQNLYKIKLVSNSKLLTASTNNGDVMFWLAENSQTNQVWKFEEYVESPFNLLDASSTVTTNKYTKEYFSSTPGTIAITSKRVITPPSVVNNEKKISNMSLPFAQTSTEIKSVNFNYGSSCKAFAMAALLTFYSKKLISPHWFTQFGWVPPSCNNSYVTSAVTYGGLGAFKLVSLNTGKTTLAELKTKIDAGIPVLLRFEVSNSDTDQHWVVVYGYKNTGTSKSDFLVVDSANTTKSPTPNYGKYFNLDESSSWSFPGKSYTIEESYYMTAN, encoded by the coding sequence ATGGCAGTTTCATCAGGAAAGGTATATTTTATTAAGTCTTACGCAAATTTGTCTAAATATTTAGATATATATGGTAATAATCAAGTGGCAAACGGAAGAAATGTAATCACTTGGACAAATGTATCTACAGCTATGACACAGAGATGGAAGTTAAAAAATAGTAATACGAATACCAAAATTTTGTCTAATTATAAACCAGCATTTTCATTAGATCATTGGATTGGATCTACTAATTTCGGAAAATGTGACATGTATGAGGACAAACCTATAAACGATTCTGACCAGTTGATTACTTTAGCACCATATATTGAAAGCCAAAATTTATATAAAATTAAGCTAGTTAGCAATAGTAAGCTTTTGACAGCATCTACAAACAATGGAGATGTAATGTTCTGGTTAGCTGAGAATAGTCAAACTAATCAAGTTTGGAAATTTGAAGAGTATGTAGAATCTCCATTCAATTTATTGGATGCAAGTAGTACTGTAACTACAAATAAATATACAAAGGAATATTTTTCGTCAACACCTGGTACTATAGCTATCACTTCTAAGAGAGTAATTACTCCACCATCGGTAGTGAATAACGAAAAGAAGATTTCTAATATGAGCCTTCCGTTTGCTCAAACAAGTACGGAAATTAAATCGGTGAATTTTAATTATGGTAGTTCTTGTAAGGCTTTTGCTATGGCAGCTCTACTTACATTTTATTCAAAAAAACTGATTAGTCCACATTGGTTTACGCAGTTTGGATGGGTACCTCCAAGCTGTAATAACTCCTATGTAACATCTGCAGTTACTTATGGAGGACTAGGTGCTTTTAAGCTAGTATCCTTAAATACAGGCAAAACAACACTTGCTGAATTGAAAACAAAGATTGATGCAGGAATACCAGTATTACTACGTTTCGAAGTGTCAAATTCAGATACTGATCAGCATTGGGTTGTTGTTTACGGATATAAGAATACAGGAACCTCTAAGTCTGACTTTTTGGTTGTTGATTCTGCAAATACGACAAAAAGTCCAACTCCTAACTATGGCAAGTACTTTAATTTGGATGAGTCATCAAGTTGGAGTTTTCCAGGCAAGTCTTATACCATTGAAGAATCATACTATATGACAGCTAATTAA